A region from the Gossypium hirsutum isolate 1008001.06 chromosome A08, Gossypium_hirsutum_v2.1, whole genome shotgun sequence genome encodes:
- the LOC107952504 gene encoding uncharacterized protein gives MAPYEALYGQRCRTPTCWTELGERRVLGPKLVANTEDKVKLIQDRLKEASDRQKSYGDFKRREIKFTMGDSVILKVSPWKKLELPPQLSQIHDVFHVSMLRRYRSDPSHVVAVEEIDVRPDLTFEEEPIQIIGRDVKELTRKSVPLVKVLWQNLKAEEAT, from the exons ATGGCTCCATACGAAGCACTGTATGGGCAAAGGTGTCGAACTCCAACATGTTGGACGGAGTTGGGCGAACGAAGAGTTTTGGGGCCTAAGTTAGTAGCCaatactgaggataaggtaaaattgattcaGGATCGTTTGAAGGAGGCCTCGGATAGGCAGAAGTCGTATGGTGACTTTAAGCGTCGAGAGATAAAGTTTACAATGGGAGACTCAGTTATCCTTAAGGTctctccttggaagaag ctagagttacctcctcAACTAAGCCAGATCCACGACGtatttcatgtttccatgctaaGGCGGTATCgctcggatccttcacatgtcgtGGCGGTTGAAGAAATTGACGTTAGGCCAGACctaactttcgaggaagagcccatacaaataattggtCGAGATGTCAAAGAGCTGACAAGGAAGTCcgttccattagtcaaagtgctttggcagAATCTCAAAGCTGAGGAAGCTACTTAG